ACCAAGCATTTAAAGCATTAGCAGATCCAACAAGGCGAAAAATATTAGATTTATTAAAAGAAGGTGATTTAACAGCTGGTGAAATTGCCGAACAGTTCAATATGACAAAGCCAAGTATTTCACATCATTTAAGTGCACTTAAAAACGCGGAACTTATACAAGATGAAAAAAGAGGGCAATTTGTTGTGTATTCCTTGAACACAACTGTTTTTCAAGATTTATTAACTTGGGTGTTTACGTTTACGAATAAAGGGGGAGAGGGGAAATGAAAAAGCATCTTTTTGCAATTATATTAATTCTTACAACTTGCTTAATATGGGCAATTTCTTGGCCATACTTGCCAGATACAATCGCAACCCATTGGAGCGGCGGGACTGCTGATGGATTTTCATCGAAATTAACTGGAATGATGTCTATGGTTGGTATCATGATTGGTTGTTATGTATTTCTAAATGTTTTACAAAAAATTGATCCAAAGAAAGAAAACTATGAAAAGTTTTCTAAAGCTTTGATGATGATAAATAATAGCCTGCTAGTTGTCTTATTTATCGGAAACATAGATATCATTACAAATGGCTTAGGTTATAAATTATTTATTAATCGGGTCCCCGAATTACTTGTTGGAATTTTATTTTTAATTATTGGTAATTATTTACCGCAGTGTAAACCGAATTTCTTTGTGGGTATGCGTAACCCATGGACGTTAAGCAATGAAGAAGTATGGCGCAAAACACATCGCTTTAGCGGAAAAGTATTTGTAGCTTTAGGACTTATGATGATGGTAAGTATTGTTGTGCCAGCTGAATGGAGATCTTATATGATGCTTACAATGATATTAATTGCTGTGGTGTTGACGAATGGATATTCTTATATTTTATATAAAAAGGAACAATTATAAATAGTAGATACGATTCTGTAAGGACGTTTGCAAGTAATGATATGTGGTAAGGATGAAGTCTTATTGCGTATCATTTTAGTTATTTAGGTCTGAATATTCAGTCTTGGTATACGCGAGTTTAAATCGTTTGGGGGAGAGGGCATGTTAGAAATCATAAATTTTAGCAAAACCTACAAAGGTGGCAAAAAAGCAGTAGATGATTTGAGTTTAACTGTTCAAGCGGGAGATATTTTTGGGTTTATCGGACATAACGGCGCTGGGAAAAGTACGACGATTAAGTCACTAGTAGGTGTTATAGACTTTGAGGAGGGCGAAATTTTTGTTGATGGACATTCAGTAAAAAAGGACCCGATTACGTGTAAGAAGGTCATGGCATACATTCCTGATAATCCAGATTTATATGAACAACTAACAGGGATTCAATATTTGAACTTTGTGGCGGATGTTTTTGGGGTGTCTGTAAAGGACAGGGAAGAACGGATACAAACATATGGAGATGCTTTTGAGATTACACCATATTTGGGGGATTTAATATCCTCCTACTCACACGGTATGAAACAAAAAGTAGCGATTATATCAGCAGTTGTGCATCATCCCAAATTATTAGTTTTAGATGAGCCTTTTGTTGGTCTCGATCCAAAGGCGGCTCTTGTACTTAAGGGGATGATGAAGGAACTTTGTGAATCAGGCAGTGCGATTTTCTTTTCTACTCATGTATTAGATGTAGCAGAGAAGTTATGCAATAAGATAGCGATGATTCATAAAGGGAAACTAGCAATCTCGGGGGAAGTAAAGTCTTTAATCAAGGGAAATTCATTAGAAGAGCTCTTTATGAAGGTGCTTGCTGATGAAGAATAATACGCTAGCGCTTTTAAAAATCCGTCTGATAACGCAGCTTGGTCTAAATACTTTCAAGTATGAAAAAGATAAGAAAAAGAAGCAGAGTAAAATTTTAATTTCAGTATCAATCGCCTTGGTTGCTGCCCTTTTGATGCTATATTGTGGAGGCGCGGCATATGGATTAATCAAACTGGGGATAGGGGAAGTCATTCCAGTTTATGCATTCGTTATTAGCAGTATATTAGTTTTGTTTTTCACTATGTTTAAGGCGAATGGTGAAATTTTTGCCTTTAAGGATTATGATTTTGTCATGTCTTTACCGATTCGTGTAGATACGATTATTGCTAGTAGATTTTTGTATTTGTACGTATTAAATACTGTCTTTTCAATGATCATCATGCTGCCGATGGGGATTATTTATTGTATATATGAGAATCCATCAATATCTTTCTATGTAATGTGGATCATAACTCTGTTTACAGTATCTTTAATTCCAACAACAATTGCGGCTGTTTTTGGTGCATGCATTACGGCGATAGCATCTAAGTTTAGACATGCGAATCGAGTCACTACTGTTTTAAGTTTTATGGCAATTATTATATTTGGCTACTTTATGTTCAAGCAGGGAAATGCGAAATATAGTTTTACTGACTTAGAAGGGATTGGAGCAATCGTTTCAGAGCAATTGACTAAAGTGTATCCGCTAGCTAACATTTTTCAAAAAGCAATTGTCGATGCGAATATAGGAGCTTTTATTCTTTTTGTCAGCATATCAGTTATTTGGTATTATCTTTTTGTAAAAATACTCTCTTTCAAATATAAGCAAATCAATACAGGAGTTTCTACGTACCATACGCGTTCCGATTACAAGATTGATCATATGAAGAAAGAAAAAGTGTTGATTGCATTATATAAAAAAGAACGGAAGCGTTTCTTTTCTTCTACAGTATATGTGATTAATATCGGTATGGGAGTTGTCATGGCAGTCATATTCTCACTTGCAGTCGTTATAGTAGGGCCAAGTCAATTTATTGGATATCCTGGAATCGAAACGCTTTTACAAAAGGTTGCTCCATTTGTTATTTCAGCAATGATTGCAATGACGTGTACAACGTGTGTGTCATTGTCGCTCGAGGGGAAAAACGTATGGATTATCAAGTCATTGCCTCTTACACCGAAAATGATCTATGACAGTAAGATTCTCATGAATCTTTCACTCAGCATACCTACATCAATTATTAGCGCTATCCTTATGATTATAGGTTTAAAGCCAGGTATTTGGACTTCAATTTTAATCGTAATTACCCCAATCACATATTCCTTTTTTTCAGCAGTATGGGGTGTTTTTATTAATAACCGATTTGCTTATTATGATTGGGTATCAGAAACCCAAGTAGTGAAACAGAGTATGGGAGCTGTTCTTGGTATGCTTGGAGGCATGATTCTGGCAGTCATTCCTGCCTTTCTTATAGGTACTGCTGTGATATCAAACTATAGAATGTTTACTTTTGTATTTGTTGTAATGATTTCGATTATGACTGCAGTGTTGTATAGCAATGAGTCTAAAAGAAGGATAAAGTGAAGCATTAGTCTAAAAAAGCTGTCTCCAAAAGGGTGTTAAAAATGACCTTTTGGGACAGCTTCTTTACTTTAATAATCAACTAGGAATATATTACCTTTTTACAACTGGTATCCATATTTCACTTTTAAAAGTAGATGAAGTCACATCTTTATTTTCATTCCATAGGATTTCCGGTCCTTCCATTTGTTCATAATTCGAAGATGGAAACCACTCGGAATAAATACGTCCCCATACATTTTGCAATGCATTAGGAAATGGCCCAATTGCTTCAAATATAGCCCATGTTGAGGCAGGAACTTCAAGTTGCTTGAACTGCTCTGGACAAGTTTTCGTTGTTGCGACGCCAATATAGTGATCAAGTTCTCCTTTTTCCTCCATTCTCCCTTCAGAAAAATTGGTAGAAGCACTGATGAGTCCTGTAGGATCCACATTCGAAAGGGTCTTTAATGTGTGAATTGATTGACTGTCTAAGCTTTTCCACATAGAAGCAATTTCTTGATTTACACCACTAAAAATAATCGGTACTCGTTTCTTTATACCAACGATGCGAAACGTCTCTTTTTTTTCGATTCGATAGTTCATTTCATTTCCTCCTTTAATGGATAACTGGAAGGTCATTCGTGAGTAAGCCTTAAGGGTATGGCTGCTATTTCTAGCCTCTGACGGTGTTATCCCATGCAGATTTTGAAATGCACGTGAAAAGGAATCTGGCGAGTTGTATCCATATTTTATAGCGATATCAATGACTTTTACATTGCTAGCATTTAGCTCAAATGCTGCAAGAGTAAGGCGTCTACAACGAATATATTCTGAAAGCGACGTGCCTGAAAGGAAGGAAAACATTCTTTTAAAATGGTATTCCGAGCAGAAAGCTAGCCTAGCCACTTCTTTAAAGTCAATGTCATTCGTAAGATTGTCTTCAATATACTGTATTGCTGCATTCATATTTTTAAGCGAATCCATCATATGACCTCCTTTGTTAATAGAATAGCAGGAATGAAATAACCTCATCCGACATTTCGTGCACAATTATATAGGGTACCTTACAGAAATGTAATGTTTCTGTAAGGAGAATGAATGGATGGCTATTTATCCCAATGCTATAGTAGCAAAGTAGTTATTTCATGAAGTTAAATGTCCATGTCTTCTGCTAAGTAGCCTTACATAATTGTCATGTTTGTGTAAGAAACATCGATAGTGGCAAGAGTAGGAGTTAGATATAGTGAAAATAGAGAATAGAAGAAGTGAGGGATATAGAGATGAAAACAGTGTTAGAAGCGAAAAATATTAAAAAAGTATATGATACAGGTGGAAATAAATTTGAAGCGTTAAAAGGTATTAACTTACAAGTGCAAGAAGGTGAATTCGTTGGAATTATGGGACCTTCTGGATCTGGTAAAACGACTCTTTTAAATGTTCTTTCTACAATTGATAATGCAACGAGCGGTGAGATTTTAATTGATGGGAAAGACATTGTGAAAATGAATGATGATAAATTAGCATTGTTCCGCCGTGATCATTTAGGATTCATTTTCCAAGATTATAACTTATTAGATACGCTAACGGTGAAAGAGAACATTGCATTGCCACTTGCGTTATCAAAAGTGAAAGCGAATGAAATTGATCGCCGCGTTCTTGAGATTGCGAAGAAGTTCGGCATCGATCATATTTTAAGTCAATTTCCATACCAAGTATCTGGTGGACAGAAGCAGCGCTGCGCAGCATCACGTGCAATCGTTACAAATCCAAGTATGATTTTTGGGGATGAGCCAACAGGAGCACTTGATTCCAAATCAGCAACAGACTTATTAGAAAGTATGAAGTCATTAAATGAATATGATAATTCAACAATTTTAATGGTAACGCATGATGCGTTTGCGGCAAGTTATTGTAAACGTGTTATCTTCATTAAAGACGGTGAGTTATATAAAGAATTGCACCGCGGGGAATTAACTCGTAAACAATTCTTCCAACAAGTAGTAGACGTAATGTCCGCAATTTCCGGAGGTGCCATGGATGACGTTATCTAGCATTGCCCTCCGCAATATACAGCGGAACTTTAAGGATTATTTTTTATATTTTGCATCTATGATCTTTAGCATCGTCATTTATTTTACATTTAAAGCGCTGCAATATAATTCACAAATGGAAAAAGCAGCGGAAGGATCTAAGAAAATTAGCGGAGCATTCCAAGTTTCCAGTGTGATGCTGATTATTTTCGTAGCGGTATTTATTATATACTCTAACGGGTTCTTTACACGGAAACGTAAAAAAGAAGTTGGATTATATTCACTGCTTGGTATTCGAAAAAGACAAATCGGTAAAATGTTATTTTATGAAAATATGTTGATGGGCTTAATGTCATTAGTAATCGGGATT
This sequence is a window from Bacillus pseudomycoides DSM 12442. Protein-coding genes within it:
- a CDS encoding autorepressor SdpR family transcription factor, producing the protein MNQAFKALADPTRRKILDLLKEGDLTAGEIAEQFNMTKPSISHHLSALKNAELIQDEKRGQFVVYSLNTTVFQDLLTWVFTFTNKGGEGK
- a CDS encoding SdpI family protein, whose amino-acid sequence is MKKHLFAIILILTTCLIWAISWPYLPDTIATHWSGGTADGFSSKLTGMMSMVGIMIGCYVFLNVLQKIDPKKENYEKFSKALMMINNSLLVVLFIGNIDIITNGLGYKLFINRVPELLVGILFLIIGNYLPQCKPNFFVGMRNPWTLSNEEVWRKTHRFSGKVFVALGLMMMVSIVVPAEWRSYMMLTMILIAVVLTNGYSYILYKKEQL
- a CDS encoding ABC transporter ATP-binding protein is translated as MLEIINFSKTYKGGKKAVDDLSLTVQAGDIFGFIGHNGAGKSTTIKSLVGVIDFEEGEIFVDGHSVKKDPITCKKVMAYIPDNPDLYEQLTGIQYLNFVADVFGVSVKDREERIQTYGDAFEITPYLGDLISSYSHGMKQKVAIISAVVHHPKLLVLDEPFVGLDPKAALVLKGMMKELCESGSAIFFSTHVLDVAEKLCNKIAMIHKGKLAISGEVKSLIKGNSLEELFMKVLADEE
- a CDS encoding putative ABC transporter permease subunit; this encodes MKNNTLALLKIRLITQLGLNTFKYEKDKKKKQSKILISVSIALVAALLMLYCGGAAYGLIKLGIGEVIPVYAFVISSILVLFFTMFKANGEIFAFKDYDFVMSLPIRVDTIIASRFLYLYVLNTVFSMIIMLPMGIIYCIYENPSISFYVMWIITLFTVSLIPTTIAAVFGACITAIASKFRHANRVTTVLSFMAIIIFGYFMFKQGNAKYSFTDLEGIGAIVSEQLTKVYPLANIFQKAIVDANIGAFILFVSISVIWYYLFVKILSFKYKQINTGVSTYHTRSDYKIDHMKKEKVLIALYKKERKRFFSSTVYVINIGMGVVMAVIFSLAVVIVGPSQFIGYPGIETLLQKVAPFVISAMIAMTCTTCVSLSLEGKNVWIIKSLPLTPKMIYDSKILMNLSLSIPTSIISAILMIIGLKPGIWTSILIVITPITYSFFSAVWGVFINNRFAYYDWVSETQVVKQSMGAVLGMLGGMILAVIPAFLIGTAVISNYRMFTFVFVVMISIMTAVLYSNESKRRIK
- a CDS encoding AraC family transcriptional regulator, with the protein product MDSLKNMNAAIQYIEDNLTNDIDFKEVARLAFCSEYHFKRMFSFLSGTSLSEYIRCRRLTLAAFELNASNVKVIDIAIKYGYNSPDSFSRAFQNLHGITPSEARNSSHTLKAYSRMTFQLSIKGGNEMNYRIEKKETFRIVGIKKRVPIIFSGVNQEIASMWKSLDSQSIHTLKTLSNVDPTGLISASTNFSEGRMEEKGELDHYIGVATTKTCPEQFKQLEVPASTWAIFEAIGPFPNALQNVWGRIYSEWFPSSNYEQMEGPEILWNENKDVTSSTFKSEIWIPVVKR
- a CDS encoding ABC transporter ATP-binding protein, with translation MKTVLEAKNIKKVYDTGGNKFEALKGINLQVQEGEFVGIMGPSGSGKTTLLNVLSTIDNATSGEILIDGKDIVKMNDDKLALFRRDHLGFIFQDYNLLDTLTVKENIALPLALSKVKANEIDRRVLEIAKKFGIDHILSQFPYQVSGGQKQRCAASRAIVTNPSMIFGDEPTGALDSKSATDLLESMKSLNEYDNSTILMVTHDAFAASYCKRVIFIKDGELYKELHRGELTRKQFFQQVVDVMSAISGGAMDDVI